The Pseudomonas azadiae genome contains a region encoding:
- a CDS encoding mechanosensitive ion channel family protein, which translates to MLNLKTALLLGALLFCGSGALQAAATAPEPDAPAKPELLVEGGLLGAISSSIDDVQQKLDLNQGFIDQWRLRADRAADEVGRLVDQTAARSPWSVAGDFLLLTSVWVGAFVGLTLLGRFVVQRLGRRTFFEKRERLLAVLGYVIPYTIPALVCLPLTLYVSHFLPTSVGRALALCFAYATSSGIFSTSMLLCVIVMFNVGHKRPAVQIIRSYCPKPLFLIGFLAALSDALTSPQIARQLGGNITSSIAVFTGLFAAVIFGVLVVRLRRPVAHLIRNRPLAQRLKHPALQQSLRVFSGLWYWPILLMVLVSAINLIGAGDDNQKALRCALFTTILLIGTVFLSTVLQHLFKSRSQVAIQRSSAYKERFLSLLHAILRIVMAVAFIEVLGRIWGVSLFEFAERNSIGRAISDSLSSIGLILLMTWLFWVVLDTAIQEALKPPVNKRSSRQPSTRIKTILPLLRNAVKIILVVICAITTMANLGINVAPLLAGAGVVGLAIGFGSQQLVQDVITGLFIIIEDTLSIGDWVVLDSGHAGTVEGLTIRTLRLRDGKGFVHSVPFGQIKAVTNQSRQFAYAFFSVQFTYDTDVDKAVELIQEAGQSIRDDVFLKYNLQGPLEVFGVDKMDLNGVVLTAQFRTVSGGQYAVSRAFNQRLKKLVDNCDEVHFAQTYPQQVVLPKRMAQDEALVLTEQPRTQ; encoded by the coding sequence TTGCTGAATCTAAAGACTGCATTACTGCTCGGTGCGTTGCTGTTTTGCGGCAGTGGCGCACTGCAAGCGGCGGCGACCGCGCCAGAACCGGATGCGCCGGCCAAACCGGAATTGCTGGTGGAAGGCGGATTGCTGGGGGCCATCAGTTCCAGCATTGACGACGTGCAGCAAAAGCTCGACCTCAATCAGGGCTTTATCGATCAATGGCGCCTGCGCGCGGATCGGGCCGCAGATGAAGTGGGGCGCCTGGTCGACCAGACCGCTGCGCGTTCGCCCTGGAGCGTGGCGGGCGACTTTCTGTTGCTGACGAGCGTGTGGGTTGGTGCCTTTGTGGGGTTGACCTTGCTTGGGCGATTTGTCGTGCAGCGCCTGGGGCGTCGAACCTTCTTTGAAAAACGCGAACGCTTGCTGGCGGTGCTGGGGTATGTGATTCCATACACGATCCCCGCGCTGGTGTGCCTGCCGCTGACGCTTTACGTCAGCCACTTTTTACCGACCTCCGTGGGCCGCGCGCTGGCGCTGTGTTTTGCCTACGCCACCAGCAGCGGCATCTTTTCCACCTCGATGCTGCTCTGTGTGATTGTCATGTTCAATGTCGGCCACAAGCGCCCCGCGGTGCAGATTATTCGCAGCTACTGCCCCAAACCGCTGTTCCTGATCGGCTTTCTCGCCGCCCTCAGCGATGCCCTTACCAGTCCGCAGATCGCCCGCCAGCTGGGCGGCAATATCACCAGCAGCATCGCCGTGTTTACCGGGCTGTTCGCTGCGGTGATCTTCGGCGTGCTGGTGGTGCGCCTGCGCCGCCCGGTGGCCCATCTGATCCGTAACCGGCCATTGGCCCAGCGCCTCAAACACCCGGCGTTGCAGCAATCGCTGCGGGTGTTTTCCGGGTTGTGGTACTGGCCAATCCTGTTGATGGTGCTGGTCTCGGCGATCAACCTGATCGGCGCCGGTGACGATAACCAGAAGGCGCTGCGCTGCGCGTTGTTCACCACGATCCTGCTGATCGGCACCGTGTTCCTGAGCACCGTGTTGCAGCACCTGTTCAAGTCGCGCAGCCAAGTGGCGATCCAGCGCAGCAGTGCCTACAAGGAGCGCTTCCTCAGCCTGTTGCATGCGATCCTGCGCATTGTCATGGCCGTTGCGTTCATTGAAGTGCTCGGGCGGATCTGGGGCGTGTCGCTGTTCGAGTTCGCCGAGCGCAACTCCATTGGCCGGGCGATCAGCGACTCTCTCAGCAGCATCGGCCTGATCCTGCTGATGACATGGCTATTCTGGGTGGTGCTCGACACGGCGATCCAGGAAGCGCTGAAGCCGCCGGTGAACAAACGCTCCAGCCGCCAGCCCAGCACGCGAATCAAGACCATTCTGCCGCTGCTGCGCAATGCGGTGAAGATTATCCTGGTGGTGATCTGCGCGATCACCACCATGGCCAACCTCGGCATCAACGTCGCACCGCTGCTGGCCGGCGCCGGGGTGGTGGGCCTGGCGATCGGTTTCGGTTCCCAGCAGTTGGTGCAGGACGTGATCACCGGCCTGTTCATCATCATCGAAGACACGCTGTCGATCGGCGACTGGGTGGTGCTCGACTCCGGCCACGCCGGCACCGTCGAAGGCCTGACCATCCGCACCCTGCGGCTGCGCGACGGCAAGGGCTTTGTGCACTCGGTGCCGTTCGGGCAGATCAAGGCGGTCACCAATCAGTCGCGGCAGTTTGCCTATGCGTTTTTCTCGGTGCAGTTCACCTATGACACCGATGTGGACAAGGCGGTGGAGCTGATCCAGGAGGCCGGGCAGTCGATCCGTGATGACGTGTTCCTCAAGTACAACCTGCAAGGCCCGCTGGAGGTGTTTGGTGTCGACAAGATGGACCTTAACGGCGTGGTGCTGACCGCGCAGTTCCGTACGGTGTCGGGTGGTCAATATGCGGTGAGTCGCGCGTTTAACCAGCGGTTGAAGAAGCTTGTGGATAACTGTGACGAGGTGCACTTTGCGCAGACGTATCCACAGCAGGTGGTGTTGCCCAAGCGCATGGCGCAGGATGAGGCCTTGGTGCTGACTGAACAGCCGCGCACCCAATGA
- a CDS encoding DUF72 domain-containing protein — MAAIHIGISGWRYTPWRGDFYPEGLTQKRELQFASRAVNSIEINGSFYALQTPKRYAEWYADTPEGFMFSVKAPRFITHILRLRDVHAPMANFFASGVLELKEKLGPILWQFPPSFKFDPPLFEAFLRELPTDTQQAAALARQHEPRLNGKASMQAHGKRALRHAVEIRHKSFAVPEFVQMLDKYGVALVVADTASKWPYLEDVTANFMYLRLHGDKELYASGYSDEALKRWGDRIERWSEGKQPADAQLADPQHKPRARKQRDVFCFFDNDIKVRAPFDARQLLQRFELDKHLATEPGKLPAPGVLP, encoded by the coding sequence ATGGCGGCGATTCACATCGGTATTTCCGGCTGGCGCTACACGCCCTGGCGCGGGGATTTCTACCCCGAAGGGCTGACCCAGAAACGCGAGCTGCAGTTTGCGTCACGCGCCGTCAACAGCATCGAAATCAATGGCTCGTTCTATGCGCTGCAAACCCCCAAGCGTTACGCCGAGTGGTACGCCGATACGCCTGAAGGCTTCATGTTCAGCGTCAAGGCGCCGCGCTTCATTACCCATATCCTGCGGTTAAGGGACGTGCATGCGCCGATGGCCAACTTTTTCGCCTCCGGGGTACTGGAGCTCAAGGAAAAGCTCGGCCCGATCCTTTGGCAGTTTCCGCCCAGCTTCAAGTTCGACCCGCCGCTGTTCGAAGCCTTTCTACGGGAACTGCCCACCGACACCCAACAGGCCGCCGCCCTCGCCCGCCAGCATGAACCGCGCCTGAATGGCAAGGCGAGCATGCAAGCCCATGGCAAGCGCGCGCTGCGCCATGCGGTGGAGATCCGTCATAAGAGTTTCGCCGTGCCGGAGTTTGTGCAGATGCTGGACAAATACGGGGTGGCACTCGTGGTGGCGGATACCGCCAGCAAGTGGCCGTACCTGGAAGACGTCACCGCCAACTTCATGTACTTGCGCCTGCATGGCGACAAGGAGCTGTACGCCAGTGGCTACAGTGACGAAGCCCTCAAGCGCTGGGGGGATCGCATCGAGCGTTGGTCCGAGGGCAAACAGCCTGCGGACGCCCAGCTGGCCGACCCGCAGCACAAACCCCGCGCCCGCAAACAGCGTGATGTGTTCTGTTTTTTCGACAATGACATCAAGGTGCGTGCGCCCTTTGATGCACGCCAACTGCTGCAGCGTTTCGAGCTGGATAAACACCTCGCCACCGAGCCCGGAAAACTGCCAGCGCCGGGGGTACTGCCATGA
- a CDS encoding endonuclease/exonuclease/phosphatase family protein codes for MTHPELIPTPPTTAIKRFTVLTVNIHKGFTALNRRFILPELREAVRSVGADIVFLQEIHGTHERHPQRYSDWPKMPQYEFLADSIWPQFAYGRNAVYPHGDHGNALMSKFQIVSYDNLDISQSGHENRGLLHCVLRLPGTGQEVHAICMHLGLREVHRQQQLRLLEQRISEIPADAPLVVAGDFNDWRQRADLSRSGLKEVFFEADGKLARTFPARLPLLALDRIYVRNLTAHNPRVLNTRPWSHLSDHVPLSVEVEL; via the coding sequence ATGACCCATCCGGAACTGATCCCCACCCCGCCCACCACCGCCATCAAGCGCTTCACGGTGCTGACAGTGAATATCCACAAAGGCTTCACCGCGCTGAACCGACGTTTCATCCTGCCCGAATTACGTGAAGCCGTGCGCAGCGTGGGCGCCGATATCGTATTCCTGCAGGAAATCCATGGCACCCACGAGCGCCATCCGCAGCGCTATAGCGATTGGCCGAAAATGCCGCAGTACGAGTTCCTCGCTGACAGCATCTGGCCGCAATTCGCCTACGGGCGCAATGCCGTCTACCCCCACGGCGACCACGGCAATGCGCTGATGTCGAAATTCCAGATCGTGAGCTACGACAACCTCGACATTTCCCAAAGCGGCCACGAAAACCGTGGCCTGCTGCATTGCGTGCTGCGCCTGCCGGGCACCGGCCAGGAAGTGCACGCGATCTGCATGCACCTGGGCTTGCGCGAGGTGCATCGCCAACAGCAATTGCGCTTGCTGGAGCAGCGTATCAGCGAGATCCCGGCCGACGCGCCACTGGTGGTGGCCGGCGATTTCAACGACTGGCGCCAGCGCGCCGACCTGAGCCGGAGCGGCCTGAAGGAAGTGTTTTTCGAAGCCGACGGCAAACTGGCGCGCACCTTTCCGGCGCGCTTGCCATTGCTGGCGTTGGATCGCATTTACGTACGCAATCTGACCGCGCATAACCCCAGGGTATTGAACACCCGGCCCTGGTCCCATTTGTCTGATCATGTGCCGCTGTCGGTGGAGGTTGAGTTATGA
- the clsB gene encoding cardiolipin synthase ClsB, producing the protein MNVAVEHISTDQPPDETKARDLDYGWQSGNQIELLENGEAYFPKVFEAMRQARREILLETFILFEDKVGYELKDILIEAAQRGVKVVASLDGFGCGELSPSFLRELAEAGVMVQMFDPASKTLGIRTNWFRRLHRKIVVVDASVGFIGGINFSADHLGDFGPEAKQDYAVQVTGPVVADLHHFALAQSGRQVRTRRGWRRRQQRPSAWSSEQGDGLVRLIYRDNLQHRDDIEEAYIHALSKAKKRAVIANAYFFPGYRLLREIRNAARRGVHVQLIMQGQPDVLLAKLAARMLYDYLLKDGVVIHEYCQRPLHGKVALVDDDWSTVGSSNLDPLSLALNLEANVLIRDRGFNQQLYDSLEALARDHCQTMPEKRKPRLWLWRLTVGFLVFHVMRHFPALTGWLPAHKPRLKPFEAQPHDV; encoded by the coding sequence ATGAACGTCGCGGTAGAACACATTTCCACAGACCAGCCGCCGGATGAAACCAAGGCCCGTGACCTGGACTACGGCTGGCAAAGCGGCAACCAGATTGAGTTGCTGGAGAACGGCGAGGCGTACTTTCCCAAAGTGTTCGAGGCCATGCGCCAGGCCCGGCGCGAGATCCTGCTGGAGACCTTCATCCTTTTCGAAGACAAGGTTGGCTACGAGCTCAAAGACATCCTGATCGAGGCGGCGCAGCGGGGCGTAAAGGTAGTGGCGAGCCTCGACGGTTTTGGCTGCGGCGAGCTGAGCCCGTCGTTCCTGCGTGAGTTGGCCGAGGCCGGCGTCATGGTGCAGATGTTTGATCCCGCGTCCAAGACCCTGGGCATTCGCACCAACTGGTTTCGCCGCCTGCACCGAAAAATCGTGGTGGTGGACGCCAGCGTGGGGTTTATCGGCGGGATCAATTTTTCCGCCGACCACCTGGGGGACTTCGGTCCCGAAGCCAAGCAGGATTACGCCGTGCAAGTGACGGGGCCGGTGGTCGCCGACCTGCATCATTTCGCCTTGGCCCAAAGCGGGCGCCAGGTGCGCACCCGACGCGGCTGGCGGCGGCGCCAGCAACGGCCGTCGGCATGGTCGAGCGAGCAAGGCGATGGCCTGGTGCGCTTGATCTACCGTGACAACCTGCAGCATCGCGACGACATCGAAGAGGCGTACATCCACGCATTGAGCAAGGCGAAAAAACGCGCGGTGATCGCCAATGCCTACTTCTTCCCCGGCTACCGCCTGCTGCGTGAAATCCGTAACGCCGCGCGCCGTGGCGTGCACGTGCAACTGATCATGCAGGGCCAGCCCGACGTGCTGCTGGCCAAGCTGGCGGCACGCATGCTCTACGACTATTTGCTCAAGGATGGCGTGGTGATTCATGAGTATTGCCAGCGCCCGCTGCACGGCAAAGTGGCGCTGGTGGATGACGATTGGAGCACCGTGGGTTCGAGCAACCTGGACCCACTGAGCCTGGCGCTGAACCTGGAAGCCAACGTGTTGATTCGTGACCGTGGCTTCAATCAACAGCTTTATGACAGCCTGGAAGCCCTGGCCAGGGATCATTGCCAGACCATGCCGGAAAAGCGCAAGCCACGCCTGTGGCTGTGGCGTCTGACCGTGGGCTTCCTGGTGTTCCATGTGATGCGCCACTTTCCCGCACTGACCGGCTGGCTGCCTGCCCACAAGCCACGATTGAAACCCTTCGAGG